A genomic window from Peromyscus maniculatus bairdii isolate BWxNUB_F1_BW_parent chromosome 1, HU_Pman_BW_mat_3.1, whole genome shotgun sequence includes:
- the LOC102922844 gene encoding olfactory receptor 9I1-like, producing the protein MTNNNLTKVTEFILVGFTDHPEWEIPLFLVFLSVYLVTILGNLGMVILIHVDVQLHTPMYFFLSHLSIMDACYTSVITPQILATLATGKTIIAYGHCAAQFFFFTFCASTECFLLAVMAYDRYVAISNPLLYTVAMNPRKRWSLVVGAYVCGLSGSIQRTTCTFSLSFCEDNKINFFFCDLPPLLKLACSDTTNAEIIIVLFGNFVILFNALVILISYLLIIKTVMKIKSSGGRSKTFSTCVSHLTAVTLFFGTLTFMYIRSGSGKSLEEDKVVSVFYTVVIPMLNPLIYSLRNKDVIVAFRKVTNRLQISQSV; encoded by the coding sequence ATGACGAACAATAATCTCACGAAAGTAACTGAATTCATTCTTGTGGGCTTTACTGACCATCCAGAGTGGGAGATTCCTCTCTTCCTGGTGTTTTTGAGCGTCTATCTTGTAACCATCCTGGGGAACTTGGGCATGGTCATTCTTATCCATGTGGATGTCCAACTTCACACCCCAATGTATTtcttcctgagccatctctctataaTGGATGCCTGCTATACCTCAGTCATAACCCCTCAGATCTTGGCCACACTGGCCACGGGCAAAACAATCATTGCCTATGGTCATTGTGCTGCTCAGTTCTTCTTTTTCACCTTCTGTGCGAGTACAGAGTGTTTCCTGTTGGCAGTGATGGCCTATGATCGCTATGTTGCTATTAGCAATCCTCTGCTCTACACAGTAGCCATGAATCCTAGAAAACGTTGGAGTTTGGTAGTGGGAGCCTATGTGTGTGGGTTGTCTGGATCCATTCAAAGAACCACATgtaccttctccctctccttctgtgaAGACAATAAGatcaatttcttcttttgtgaCCTCCCACCTCTGCTGAAGCTGGCCTGCAGTGATAcaacaaatgctgagattatcATTGTTTTATTTGGGAACTTTGTCATCTTGTTTAATGCCTTGGTCATACTCATTTCCTACCTGCTCATCATCAAGACTGTCATGAAGATAAAGTCTTCAGGTGGCAGAAGTAAAACATTTTCAACATGTGTCTCCCACCTCACTGCTGTGACTCTTTTCTTTGGGACCCTCACCTTTATGTATATAAGGAGTGGTTCAGGCAAATCCCTAGAGGAAGATAAAGTTGTGTCTGTCTTCTACACTGTGGTGATCCCTATGCTGAACCCTCTGATCTACAGCTTGAGAAATAAAGATGTTATAGTTGCCTTCAGAAAGGTCACTAATAGACTGCAGATTTCCCAGAGTGTATAG
- the Or9q1 gene encoding olfactory receptor 9Q1, with the protein MAKVNLTLVTEFLLIAFTEHPERGLPLFHLFLFIYLFTLLGNSGMIVLIRMDRRLHTPMYFLLSHLSFMDICYSSVTVPQTMAVLWEHGATLSYARCVAQFFLFTFFGSIDCYLLAFMAYDRYVAVCQPLLYVTIMTQKALLSFVAGAYVAGLLSALVRTISAFSLSFCGNNEIDFIFCDLPPLLKLTCGESYTQELVIVVFAIFVIPACMVIIVVSYLFIIVAILRIPSAGGRAKTFSTCASHITAVSLFFGTLIFMYLRDNSGQDSEKDRVVSVFYTTVIPMLNPLIYSLRNKEVKEALRRALSRVKSA; encoded by the coding sequence ATGGCAAAGGTGAACCTGACTTTGGTGACAGAGTTCCTTCTCATAGCGTTCACTGAACACCCAGAACGGGGTCTCCCTCTGTTCCACTTGTTCTTATTTATCTATCTCTTCACTTTGCTGGGGAACTCAGGTATGATTGTTCTGATCCGCATGGATCGCCGCCTCCACACCCCGATGTACTTCCTTCTAAGCCACCTCTCTTTCATGGACATCTGCTACTCCTCTGTCACAGTTCCTCAAACAATGGCGGTGTTGTGGGAGCATGGGGCAACTTTGTCCTATGCACGCTGTGTTGCTCAGTTTTTCCTGTTTACTTTCTTCGGCTCCATCGATTGCTACCTTTTGGCCttcatggcctatgaccgctatgtggccgtTTGCCAACCTCTGCTTTATGTCACCATCATGACACAGAAAGCCCTTTTAAGTTTTGTGGCTGGGGCTTACGTTGCTGGTCTCCTCAGTGCCTTGGTGCGGACAATCTCAGCATTCTCCCTCTCATTTTGTGGAAACAATGAAATCGACTTCATTTTCTGTGACCTTCCTCCTCTGCTAAAGCTGACCTGTGGGGAGAGCTACACCCAGGAGTTGGTGATCGTTGTGTTTGCCATTTTTGTTATCCCTGCTTGCATGGTGATAATTGTGGTTTCCTACCTGTTCATCATTGTGGCCATTCTGAGGATCCCTTCAGCAGGAGGCCGGGCCAAGACCTTCTCAACCTGTGCCTCCCACATCACCGCAGTGTCGCTCTTCTTTGGTACCCTCATCTTCATGTACCTGAGAGACAACTCTGGCCAGGATTCGGAAAAGGATCGGGTAGTGTCTGTGTTCTACACAACAGTAATCCCCATGCTGAATCCCCTCATCTACAGCTTGAGGAATAAGGAAGTGAAGGAAGCGCTAAGGAGAGCTCTCAGTAGAGTCAAGAGTGCCTAG